CCTTCAAGGTCTGTATTTTGCCTAAATCAATGGCTATGAATGGTTTTTCAGAGCTTTTTTGTGATTGCCAATAGGTATTGGGTTGGGCATCAAAAGCCATAGTGGTTTTTCTATCATTTTGTTCAGAACTGAAATTGAGTACTTTCCATTGTTTTTTTAGAATTCCTAAATCTTCTGAGCGTACTGCACCTTTCATTCCTTTATTGAAAGAAACGGCTTTGAGTTGTTTATTTTCTACGAAAAAAGGCTCGGTGTATTTGGCACTGTTTTCATTAGGTTCTGAACCATCTAAGGTATAGAAAATTTCATAACCTGTATTTAAGTTTTCCGAGGCATTTTGTCCGTGGGGTTTCCAATTGAATTGGGTTTGCATTGGTGCAATGGTTACCATTCCGTCCAAGTTTCTGAAAAAAGAAAGCTGAGGCGGACGAGTTTTGTAATAATGCGCCGAAATGTGACTGATTGCAGGAGTATTACGCGATTCCAACACTCGAAAACGAATTTTAGAGGTGGTTACTTCCGGAAAACGTAAAATACGTTTATAACCGATGTTGGTTGCCGAGGCAATTTCTTGCCACTGATTGTTAATCCAAGCCTCTACGCTGTGTTTTTCTACACGTTCTCCGTGAGTGCGAATGGCTTCTTGTAAAACAATTCGGTTGAAGGTTATTGGCTTTTTGGAAGAAATAATAATCTCCTGATTTTTTTTATTCAAAGTCAGGTAAGTGTCGGGGTTATTATCCAATACTTTTTTACATCCTTTGGCTCTGTAAAGCAAATTGTTATCATAAGTTTCTCGTATGCGTTGTCCCACTTCTTTAAGTACATCAACATCGGTTTGTGGAAATTTTCCTTCCCGATTGGGTGGAATATTCAATAAGAAGGTGGTATTTCCGCCAACGGTTCGTTCGTAAATATCAAAAACATCATCAGCACTACGTACTTTTTGGAAGGTATCATCTCGGTAGAACCAACCTTCACGAATGGAGGTATTGATTTCGGCTTGTTGATAGTGTAGGTATTTGGCATTATAGAGCTTTTCGCGTGAACCCAAATCTTTTCCGGTCATATCGGGGAAGCGTTGAGCCGTTGCAGGATTCATCGGCATAGGAATTACATTCCATTCGGTTTCTCGGGTGGCTCCGGATTCGTTTCCTCCCCAACGGATATCTTCTCTTCCGAAGATAACCGCTTTGGGAGCCAACGTGCGGATAAGTTGCTTCCAAGCGGTGTAGTTGTACTGTTGACCGCCCTTGGTTTTAGGATGCGCCCCATCGAACCATACTTCGTGTACAGGACCGTATTCGGTGAGTATTTCAAAAAGTTGGTTGAGGAAATACTCGTTATAATCGTCAACCTCAAATTCAAAAGTGGTTTTGTTTGCAAAAGGTCTGCCTGGCACCTCTCGCGGAATGGTTCTTTTAGTGTATTTGCTTAAATTACCATATAATCCTTCAGGGTGTTCTATTTGATAGAGGTCAGCAGGAGATAAGTATACGCCTAATTTCAGACCGTATTTTTGACAAGATTGCGAAAGGTCTTTCAAAATATCGCCTTTTCCACCTCGAAAATCTGTAGACATAACTCCGTGATTGGTATATCGGCTTTGCCAAAGCACGAATCCATCGTGATGTTTTACCGTTAGAATAACCATTTTCATTCCTGAATCGTGCATTGCTTTACACCATTGGTCGGTATCTAAGGTTTTTAAATCGAATATTTTAGGGTCTTCCTTTCCGCTGCCCCATTCCATACGGGTAAAGGTGTTTGGCCCTATATGTACGAAGGCGATGTATTCATTGCTTAGGGCTTCCCATTGGTTTTGGGTGGGTACTACTCTTGAGGCTTTTTCGATAATGACCTCTTTTGAGTCGTTTTCTTCGACTTTAATGGTATTGTGCACTTTTTTTTGCTGGGCATATCCTGATGCACCGATTAGAAAACATAAAAACAAAAATGTTTTTGATTGTTTTGTGAAAAGTTTTATCATTTTATAATGTGTTTGATTGTTTTAAAGGTTCTTTTTTATGGGTTCGGCAACCAATTTAGCGATAAAGGCAGGTTTGGTTTGTTCGGATTTTTTACCGCAGAAAAAAACAGTGATTTTTTCGTCCGATTCCAATATGGGGGTACTCGAATATCCCTGAATTTCATCATTGTAAAAGGTTTCCGACAAGAAATTGATGTCATATTCTTTGATGACATAATTCTTATGATTTTTCAAAGAAAGCATATCAAGTACCCATTGCGAATATTTTATGTTGTTCACGTGGAGATTGACGTCTAAGTCCGAAATGCGTACGTTGAATTTTTTAATCAGTTCTAAATCTGAGGGTAGGTCAATACGTTCGGTTTTGAAGTCCAACGCTCCATCGGTACGCGCATAGAAAAGCTCTTGCTTATCCGATAGGTCAATGGGTTTGCGTGATGCGATATCCAAAGTAATCCAAGTACTGGAACAACTCCCAATGACTTCTCCTTTTTCCGAAAGGATTTCAAACTCACGGAAAGCATAAACCCCCATTACGGGTAGCGACCACGTTTTTACTGTAATTCTTTCATTCCATTTGGACCAACGTTTCATTTTTAGTTTTTGCTGAGTAAGCACCCAAAAGAAGCCTTCCTTGACTAATTGTTCGTAGCCAAAGCCTAAATTTTCAGCGTGTTCGGCGGCGATATCTTGCAATATGCCCAACACTCCGTAAAGCCCTAATTGATTGTTTACATTGAGTTGTGTACTTCGTACTTTGTAGGTTTCTGTAAAAATGGTTTGTTTCATACATTTCTATTAAATCGGACACAAAGGTACGAATTTAAGAGATATTAAAAATACCGTAACTAAACAGTTTTATTAAAAATTTTGATTTTTAAAAGAAAATACTACTTTTGCTTTTATGTTGAAATAAGCACTCCAAAAATGAAAAAAAAGGCAGTATTGATAATTCTTTTTGTTATTCCCATAGTGGTATATCTGTTTTTTGCTTCCGGAGTTTATAACTTCGCCAGATTACCTGTGCTTACACAATTGGTTTATTTTCCGAAAGATGCAAAGTCATTACAAGGTGATTCGGTGGTGTTAAACCAGAAAATTACAGTATTAGGTTTTTTAGGAGAGGTTTCTGACTTGGACAAAGTTGGGCTATTCAATGTAAATGAAAAAATAGGCAAACGTTTTGCTGAATTTACTGATTTCCAATTTGTATATGTTTTCCGTGAAGGGAATGAACATCGTGTAGAGCACTTAAAAAATGAGCTTAGCAGGTATAATAACTTTAGCAAATGGCAGTTTGTTTCACTTTCTTCTGATGAAATTTTATTGATTTTCAATAGTTTAAACTCTCCTTTTGACGTGTCACAGCAAGGGTATTCTCCTTATGTTTTTATTGTAGATAAGGAGGGAAGATTACGCGGTAGAACAGATGATGAAGATTTTGGTCGGCTTTACGGATACAATTCCGTATCGGTAGCCGATTTGTCTAACAAAATGGTTGATGATGTGAAAGTTATTCTGGCAGAATATCGATTGGCACTCAAAAAGTACAATAAAAGTATTGAGCGTAAATCTTTTATAAAACAATAGATTAAAACACTTAATTTAACCCAAACATATTGTTATGAAATATAATTTTGATGAAGTAATCGACAGAAAAGGTACAGACGCTACCAAAATAGATACATTGCAAGAGCGTTGGGGAAGGACTGATTTGCTACCTTTATGGGTAGCTGATATGGATTTCAGAACCCCTCCTTTTATTGTAGATACATTAAAGAAGAGGATTGAAAATGAAGTTTTTGGATACACTTGTAAGCCAAAATGTTGGTATGATGCTATTATTGATTGGCAATCGCGCCGTCATAATTGGCAAATTGCTCCCGAGATGATTTCTTTTACTCCAGGTGTGGTACCCGCTTTGGCAATGGCAGTTCAAGCACTTACTCAACCTGGTGATAAGGTACTGATTCAACCCCCAGTGTATTTTCCTTTTGCGATGGTGGTTAATAATAATCATCGTACTTTGGTAAACAGTCCTTTAGACTTTAAAGACGGACAGTACCACATCAATTTTGAACGTTTACAGCGCGATATAAAAGGTTGTAAATTGTTTTTATTCTGCCACCCACATAACCCTGGTGGACGTGTTTGGACGAAAGAAGAGATGCAAAAAGTAGCTGAAATTTGCCACGAAAATAACGTTATTGTGGTTTCCGATGAAATTCACGCCGATTTAACTTTACCTCCCTTTAAACACATTCCTTTTGCTACGGTGAGTGAAAAGGCTAAAAATAACAGTATTACCTTTGCTTCTCCAAGCAAAGCGTTTAATATGGCAGGTTTTTCCAGTTCTTATGCTGTGATTGAAAATCCTGAAATTCGTAAGAAATTCCAACAATATGTGGAAGGGAATATGCTTTGCGACGGAAATATTTTTGCTTTTCAAACCGTTGTATCTGCTTATAAACAAGGGGAATCGTGGCTAAATCAAATGCTGGATTATGTTCAACAAAACATTAACTTTTTGGTGGATTATATACGTGAACACATTCCTCAAATTCACGTAATTGTACCGCAGGCTTCATATTTGGTGTTTTTGGATTTTCGTCCGTTAAAATTAAGTCAGGAGCAGATTGTCCATCTTTGTGTGGACGGGGCTAAGTTAGCACTTAATGACGGTGCTATTTATGGCGAAGAAGGTGAAGGATTTATGCGCATTAACTTGGCGTGTCCGAGAAGTGTAGTGGCTTGCGCTTTAAAACAACTTAAAGAAGCCATAGAGAAGCAAAGTTAACATTAGTATAAAAAATACAGAACGTAATATCCGTAAAAAGGACTTTTTTACGGATATTTTTTATTGTTCATTAGAAACAAAATGGTCAGGTTACGTCTTTTTCAAATATTGATTTTTTTAATATCGAATTAAAATTGACTTTTATCAAGGTAAGATAAACAGAAAATATTATATTTGTACCGAATTTTAATAAAACTAACTAACAATAATTTAACAGATATGTCAAACGACATCCGCATTCGAAAGGGGTTGGACATACATTTGGAAGGGGAAGCTGAGAAGATTACTCGGCAACTTCCTCTGGCTAAGATGTACGGTCTTAAACCCTCTGATTTTCATTCTGTTGTGCCAAAGCTTATCGCAAAGGAAGGCACAGAGGTTAAAGCCGGAGAAGCCGTTTTTCACGACAAAAAAGACGAGCGGGTGCTTTTCCCTTCTCCAGTAAGTGGAAAAATCGCTGAGATTGTTCGTGGAGAACGTCGTAAGATTTTAGAAATCAAAATCTTACCCGATACAGAGCAAGTGTTTAAAGACTTTGGAAGCAAAGACCCAGCAAAAATGTCAGCAGAACAAATCAAGGATTTCTTGCTTTCAACAGGGGCTTGGACTTTTATCAAACAGCGTCCTTACGACGTCATTGCCAATCCTGATGACAAACCAAAGGCTATCTTTGTTTCAGCTTGTAAAACTAATCCGCTTGCTCCTGACTATGACTACGCCTTGAAAGGAAAAGAGGTTCAGTTGCAAGTAGCTCTTTCTGCATTGGCGAAACTGACCACTGGAAAAGTACATGTTTCGGTGTTTAAAGACAGTTCTTTGTCTCCTTTCCGTAACTTCAAAGACATTGTGCTTCACAACGTATCAGGGCCACATCCAGCTGGAAATGTCAGTACGCAAATTGCTAAAATTGACCCAATTAACAAAGGGGAAGTGGTTTGGGTAGTGACTCCGCAAGATTTGGTCGTGATGGGCGAACTTTTCCTTACCGGAAAATTGAACCTAACCCGAACATTGGCACTTACAGGAGCTTGTGTTGAAAAACCGCAATACGTTTCGGTAATCGCTGGTGCTCAGGTTGATAGTGTAGTTTCTGGAAATCTTAAAAAAGAAAAATCACGCGTTATCAGTGGTGACGTATTGACAGGTAAAAAGGTATCAGAAGACGGATTTCTAGGATACTACGATGACCAAGTTACGGCAATTCCAGAAGGTGATGATTATGAGTTCTTTGGTTGGAACAAACCTGTCTTCAATAAAATTTCAACAACTCGTGCAATGACTTTTTCTTGGCTAAATCCTAAGAAAAAGTATAATTTGAACACCAATACCAATGGCGAACATCGTGCATTTGTAATGACGGGAATGTACGAAGAGGTATTTCCGTTGGATATCTATCCGATGCAACTTTTGAAAGCGTGTTTGTACAAAGATTTAGATGAGTTGGAAAATTTGGGTGCGTATGAAGTTGCTCCTGAGGATTTTGCACTTACTGAATTTGTTTGTGTTTCAAAACAACCCCATCAGAAGATTATCCGTGAAGGCTTGGATTTAATGATTCAAGAACTTGGTTAATTCTTCTGATATAGTTTAACAGATATTTTCATATGAAATTAACAGAAGAACAGTACAAGCAAAAGTATCCAGAAGATGACGCTTCACCTGGTTGGGATGCAATTGACCGGACTTTGGAAAAAGTATACGGAAACACGGAACCTCGCCATTATGGAACTATCATTAAGTATATGTTGGGAGGGGAAGATCCTTTGGATGGTATCAGTATTTACGATAACGCTGAGCAACAATTTCACCGACACATTGTTTCTTACGGGATGAGCGAACTTTATTACTCGCCTGAAAGTGTTGGAAATGAGTTTAGTGGTTGGGGATTTGAGTTCACGTTTCGCATCATTCCCTTTGTTGGGGATAAAGATGCTGATAAAGCAAAAAATGAACCTTATTGGGCGATGAATCTGATGCAGAATTTGGCTAAGTACGTGTTCAACAGTAAAAAATGGTTCGAGGCGTACCACTTCATTCCTGCTAACGGTCCTATTCGCTTGGATTCCGATACGAAACTTGTAGGAATTGCATTTGTTCCCGACCCGCAGCTTGGTGTTATTGACACTCCGCACGGTGAAGTTTCATTTTTGCAAATGGTAGGACTTACGCAAGAAGAGTTGGACTGGCTTTGGCAAGACCCTAAAACATCTCGAGTAGAGGAACTTGTAAATAAAATGAGAGAAGATAATCCGTTGTTGATTACCGATTTAGCGAGAGTAAAATCTTACGTTTAATCTTTCATTTTGTTAAAGTTAAAACTGTTTTTTCCATTGGAAATATTTTAAAGTAAAAGTAAATAATTATTCTTATTATAAGAAAATGAGCTTAAAAAGTAAATTACATACGTTAAAAGAAAAATATAAAGGAACGAAGCTTGAAACGACTTTCAACGCTTTGCACACATTCCTTTATATGCCTAATGAAACGACCCACGGAGGTACACACATTAAGGCGGCTGACGACCTAAAACGTACGATGAATACCGTGATTATGGCACTAATTCCGTGTTTAATTTTCGGTATTTTTAACGCAGGTTATCAGCATTATGCTGCTACGGGAGAGTTTGCTCACGCAGCAGGATTGTCATTTTTCAGTTCCGATTTTTGGACTTGGAAAAATTTCTCATTGGGGGCAATGAAAGTGCTTCCGCTTGTGGTGGTTTCCTATGCCGTTGGTTTGGGAATTGAATTTATATTCGCAACACTTCGCGGACACGAAGTAGAGGAAGGATATTTGGTAACAGGAATGCTTGTTCCGCTTATTGTTCCGGTAGATTTACCACTTTGGATGCTTGCCGTTGCGGTTGCCTTTGGGGTAATTATCGGAAAAGAAGTTTTCGGAGGAACGGGAATGAATATCTTGAATCCGGCTTTGACTATTCGTGCGTTCTTATTCTTCGCTTATCCAACTTCGATGAGTGGGGACAAAATTTGGGTACACGGAGCTACTGAAAGAGCAGGTGAAATCGCCAAAGGAGCGAATTTAGACGCTATTTCAGGAGAAACTATTCTTGGGCATTTGGCTCAACAACACAATATTGCAGATAAATTCTCTGTATCGGATATGTTCTTCGGATTTACGCCGGGCTCTATCGGTGAGACATCAACTTTATTGATTATTTTGGCAGGATTGTTCTTAATCTTCACTAAAATAGGAAGTTGGAGAATAATGTTGAGTATGGTTCTTGGAGGTTTGGCAATGGGATACATTTTCAATGCTTTTGCACCTGCAATGGAAGGAACTAAATTCTTCACTTTGTGGAGCTTACCGGCTTGGCAACATTTACTTGTTGGAGGTTTTGCTTTCGGTACGGTGTTTATGGCAACTGACCCTGTTACAGCATCACAAACCAATACAGGAAAATACATCTACGGATTTTTGGCAGGTTTCATCTCGATAATGATTCGTTGCTTCAATCCTGCTTATCCTGAGGGAGTTATGTTGGCAATTTTGTTGATGAACGTGTTTGCTCCAACGATCGACCATTACGTGGTTCAGGCAAATGTGGCAAGAAGAAAAAAACGTCTAAAAGCTAAAACTGCATAGATATGTCAAATAGAACTGAAAGTAATTCATATACAGTGATTTTTGCCATCATAATGGTAATTATCGTAGGAGCGTTGCTTGCGGGAGTTTCTTCGGCGTTGAGCGATAGAATCAGCGAGAACAGAAAGTTCGAAAAGCAACAAAACGTACTTTACGCAATGGGCGTAAACCGCAAT
This genomic window from Capnocytophaga canimorsus contains:
- a CDS encoding NADH:ubiquinone reductase (Na(+)-transporting) subunit B, producing the protein MSLKSKLHTLKEKYKGTKLETTFNALHTFLYMPNETTHGGTHIKAADDLKRTMNTVIMALIPCLIFGIFNAGYQHYAATGEFAHAAGLSFFSSDFWTWKNFSLGAMKVLPLVVVSYAVGLGIEFIFATLRGHEVEEGYLVTGMLVPLIVPVDLPLWMLAVAVAFGVIIGKEVFGGTGMNILNPALTIRAFLFFAYPTSMSGDKIWVHGATERAGEIAKGANLDAISGETILGHLAQQHNIADKFSVSDMFFGFTPGSIGETSTLLIILAGLFLIFTKIGSWRIMLSMVLGGLAMGYIFNAFAPAMEGTKFFTLWSLPAWQHLLVGGFAFGTVFMATDPVTASQTNTGKYIYGFLAGFISIMIRCFNPAYPEGVMLAILLMNVFAPTIDHYVVQANVARRKKRLKAKTA
- a CDS encoding MalY/PatB family protein; this translates as MKYNFDEVIDRKGTDATKIDTLQERWGRTDLLPLWVADMDFRTPPFIVDTLKKRIENEVFGYTCKPKCWYDAIIDWQSRRHNWQIAPEMISFTPGVVPALAMAVQALTQPGDKVLIQPPVYFPFAMVVNNNHRTLVNSPLDFKDGQYHINFERLQRDIKGCKLFLFCHPHNPGGRVWTKEEMQKVAEICHENNVIVVSDEIHADLTLPPFKHIPFATVSEKAKNNSITFASPSKAFNMAGFSSSYAVIENPEIRKKFQQYVEGNMLCDGNIFAFQTVVSAYKQGESWLNQMLDYVQQNINFLVDYIREHIPQIHVIVPQASYLVFLDFRPLKLSQEQIVHLCVDGAKLALNDGAIYGEEGEGFMRINLACPRSVVACALKQLKEAIEKQS
- a CDS encoding suppressor of fused domain protein codes for the protein MKLTEEQYKQKYPEDDASPGWDAIDRTLEKVYGNTEPRHYGTIIKYMLGGEDPLDGISIYDNAEQQFHRHIVSYGMSELYYSPESVGNEFSGWGFEFTFRIIPFVGDKDADKAKNEPYWAMNLMQNLAKYVFNSKKWFEAYHFIPANGPIRLDSDTKLVGIAFVPDPQLGVIDTPHGEVSFLQMVGLTQEELDWLWQDPKTSRVEELVNKMREDNPLLITDLARVKSYV
- a CDS encoding Na(+)-translocating NADH-quinone reductase subunit A gives rise to the protein MSNDIRIRKGLDIHLEGEAEKITRQLPLAKMYGLKPSDFHSVVPKLIAKEGTEVKAGEAVFHDKKDERVLFPSPVSGKIAEIVRGERRKILEIKILPDTEQVFKDFGSKDPAKMSAEQIKDFLLSTGAWTFIKQRPYDVIANPDDKPKAIFVSACKTNPLAPDYDYALKGKEVQLQVALSALAKLTTGKVHVSVFKDSSLSPFRNFKDIVLHNVSGPHPAGNVSTQIAKIDPINKGEVVWVVTPQDLVVMGELFLTGKLNLTRTLALTGACVEKPQYVSVIAGAQVDSVVSGNLKKEKSRVISGDVLTGKKVSEDGFLGYYDDQVTAIPEGDDYEFFGWNKPVFNKISTTRAMTFSWLNPKKKYNLNTNTNGEHRAFVMTGMYEEVFPLDIYPMQLLKACLYKDLDELENLGAYEVAPEDFALTEFVCVSKQPHQKIIREGLDLMIQELG
- a CDS encoding acyl-[acyl-carrier-protein] thioesterase → MKQTIFTETYKVRSTQLNVNNQLGLYGVLGILQDIAAEHAENLGFGYEQLVKEGFFWVLTQQKLKMKRWSKWNERITVKTWSLPVMGVYAFREFEILSEKGEVIGSCSSTWITLDIASRKPIDLSDKQELFYARTDGALDFKTERIDLPSDLELIKKFNVRISDLDVNLHVNNIKYSQWVLDMLSLKNHKNYVIKEYDINFLSETFYNDEIQGYSSTPILESDEKITVFFCGKKSEQTKPAFIAKLVAEPIKKNL
- a CDS encoding alpha-L-fucosidase, whose protein sequence is MIKLFTKQSKTFLFLCFLIGASGYAQQKKVHNTIKVEENDSKEVIIEKASRVVPTQNQWEALSNEYIAFVHIGPNTFTRMEWGSGKEDPKIFDLKTLDTDQWCKAMHDSGMKMVILTVKHHDGFVLWQSRYTNHGVMSTDFRGGKGDILKDLSQSCQKYGLKLGVYLSPADLYQIEHPEGLYGNLSKYTKRTIPREVPGRPFANKTTFEFEVDDYNEYFLNQLFEILTEYGPVHEVWFDGAHPKTKGGQQYNYTAWKQLIRTLAPKAVIFGREDIRWGGNESGATRETEWNVIPMPMNPATAQRFPDMTGKDLGSREKLYNAKYLHYQQAEINTSIREGWFYRDDTFQKVRSADDVFDIYERTVGGNTTFLLNIPPNREGKFPQTDVDVLKEVGQRIRETYDNNLLYRAKGCKKVLDNNPDTYLTLNKKNQEIIISSKKPITFNRIVLQEAIRTHGERVEKHSVEAWINNQWQEIASATNIGYKRILRFPEVTTSKIRFRVLESRNTPAISHISAHYYKTRPPQLSFFRNLDGMVTIAPMQTQFNWKPHGQNASENLNTGYEIFYTLDGSEPNENSAKYTEPFFVENKQLKAVSFNKGMKGAVRSEDLGILKKQWKVLNFSSEQNDRKTTMAFDAQPNTYWQSQKSSEKPFIAIDLGKIQTLKALVYTPQTFHSKGMLAKGLIQVSNDGKTWQTVANFEFGNLINDPTPRTFYFPESVTSRYVRIEATEIAENGDILTIAELDFL